The following nucleotide sequence is from Acetivibrio cellulolyticus CD2.
ATTGCTTTTCTTAAGGTATTTATCATATGCCTCCTTAAATTGAGAATTATTCTTATATTCCTTCGTTTCAAGTATTAGCTTCCTATCTTTACTTGCTTTTCCTGCAGCATCTTCTTGTGCTTTTGTTCTAACATACTTTTTTGGGTTCCACCAATTTAGTTTATCGCGCCCTTCTTGCTCCTCTTCATATACTTCTTTTTGATTTAAAACATCGTACAACAAATCAGCAGCTGTCTTTGCAGCAGCATACCCTGTAGGATCAACATACATCATAGGTTCATTATGACAATATGCATACAGATTCAAACTTAACGGATCATTTACACTACCCATATATGTATCCTGCTGTAAGAACCTTGCCGTTTGCGGGTCATAGTATCTTGCTTGAAGGTTATAGTACTTTGATTCCTCATCGTATTGGTATCCGGCATATAATATCTGGCTCTTTATTATTTCATTCTCATCTATTGTCTCTTCTCCAGTGCTGTCATAGTAGGTCTCAGAGGTTATATTACCAAATTCATCATACTTGTACTGTGAGCGGATACTTTTTGTCGTAGCATCCAGCAGGGCTGTCACATCAGCATGTCCGTTATAGAAATAGTATACCTTGTCAGTTCCTGTTTCCCTTGAGATAAGGTTGGTTCCTATTACATTGAATGCACTTATTGTCCCGCTGTTTGTGTATTCAAATGCTACATTGTCATACTCATAGAAGTATCTTGCAGTCGTTCCGCCTACGGTTTTTGCAACCCTCTTTCCCTCTGCATTATACGTGTTTTCCATCTGCTGGTTTATACCTGTTGTCACGGTAGTCTTGAGTCTGGTTTAACAGAGTATAGGTATTGGTTGTTATAGTGCTAGGTCCATTTGTTATGTCATATACATTTNNNNNNNNNNNNNNNNNNNNNNNNNNNNNNNNNNNNNNNNNNNNNNNNNNNNNNNNNNNNNNNNNNNNNNNNNNNNNNNNNNNNNNNNNNNNNNNNNNNNTGTTCCCTCTTGAATCATAGGTATAGGCTATTGTCCTTTGTGCAGTATTTATATCAGGCTCATATATGTTTTTCAGCCTGTTCATGCAATCATAGCCGTAGGATGTTGTCTCTGTTGGCTCTGTTGGTCCTCCTAAACGTTCCTGCTTCTGGGTCATGTTATGGGCTCCATCATAGTAGTACTTATAGTATTCTGACTCGGCAAATACTCCCTGATCGTCCTTAGCTTGATTTGTAAGGGTATCCAACAGCCCGTCATCATAATACGTGTATACCTGTCTGAAATTATCGTTGTATGTTATACTTTCTCTTCTTCCATCATCATAGTAATCATATACGGTTGTTTGTCCGTCAGACGTCACTGTCTTCAATCTTCCTGCCGCATCGTAAACCTTATCTACGCTATTGCTTCCAGGGTATATACTTTCTTCCTTTACTTCTCCTGCATTTACTCCTGTAATTATATCATAATTGTATGTTACAGGACCCATGACTATTGTATTGTTGTTTGCATCTACTGATATTTCTGTCTTTGTTTTTACCCTATTCAGTTCATCGTAGATTCTCTGCGTTGTGACTCTGCTCTTTAAAACCCCATTTTCCTTTGTCTCAACTATTATCTTCTTGAGATTTCCGTTTCCGTCATATCCCATGTCAGTTGATTCATTCGGCACTCTTATCTGTACATATGTGCTGCTATCGCCTGTAAACTGGCTTATCATCCTTCCATGGCAATCATATTCATAGGTTGTATTTTTCCCATTCCTGTCGAGCTTTTCCATCAGCTCTCCTGTGGGTGTATACTCATAAGTTTCAGTCTTTGATGCTACTCCTGTTCCGTTTGGATCACATACCCTTTTGAGTTTTCCAGATGCGTTGTAATAGTAAGTTGTTACATAGCCTCCAAGGTTCTGTTCCTTTAATGTTCCGTCTATATAGTAGGTGTCATAAAACACGTGTAGAATGTCAAGACCCTCTGGCTCGAAAAATGCGCCAATTCAACTAACTCTGGAAAGAACCCAATTTTACTTGACATTCTACAATCTAGAATTAATTAGGGATCCAGATAAGTGTAATTATTCGGCAAGTTTTTATGTTTACCTTAATAGAAATTAATGACGGTCATCCGAAGACAACCGCCATCAAAATGTATATTATTTTTTGCTTGTTACTGAAAATTAGTGCAATTAATTGACATTGAGCTTACTATCATAAAACAATCCGTTGCTCATTTGATAGAAAACCCACTCTATATGTTCAGCATTAGGATCATCGATAAAACCAATAGTAATCTTTACATCTTTTAATCCGTCATTATTTATATCCTTAATTGAAGCTTCTATAATCTTAAATCCAGTTTGAAATGGTGCTTGAAACTTATAAAGAATATCTTCATGCTCATTTATTAAATAGGCTGCTGGATATACCTTATCACCATGATTGACTTCTCCAGAAACAAATTTAACACTTCCCCAAGAATTTAGATCGATTGCAAACGAATGCTCCTTACTTGGTATAAAATCTTTGATGTCTGCAAGTTTGTATGGTCTAAAAAGATAATTTCCATCTAAAGATAGGTCTTTATAAGCTTCTCCTTTATCTGTATACTTTATTTTTGCGTCTATCTCATCGTTTTCTTTAAATACTAATGTTAAATTTCCTTTGTTTCCAACTTTGTCGCTAAACCGACATTCAGCTACGGCATTATTAATTGTCCCTAATAAATCTCCCAAATATTTTGACGGTTCAAGTGAATAGGAGTAAAAATCTGGATATGCAATTGAACCTGTAGATAATTTTCCTTCAATAACTCCATTTTCTATTTTTGAGATGAAAAAAGAAAAATAATCATATGCTGCACCATTCCAACTTTTCACAACCCATATCTTTTTAAGGTACTGATTATAGTCGGTTGCTTTAATGTTATCCCCAGATGTAGAAGTACTTGGTTTAGTTGGCATAACAGTCACATGATCAGTTGAAGAATCTGTACTTGTTGTTTCATTAGTCTTGCTGATTGTAGAAGAAGGACTTTCTGAAACTTCAGATTTATCTTTTAAGCTCCCACAACTTGTCAAGCTAATGATAAAAACAACGAAAAATATAGTTGATATGGCAGTTGCTCTTACTTTTTTCATTAACACATTTCCCCTTTCATTGTACTGAAGTTATCCATTTTATGGCTGCATTTGTATCGCCAATTAAATTATACCAATTGTTGGCATAGTCGATCCGATTCTGTTTTTTAGTTGCATCGTCATGAGACCTTTCATATGTTCCATGAAATACCAAAGCTAAATCGCCAGCATTCTTTGTCGAAATAATAAAATCCGCATACGTCATTTTGTATGGACTGCCATATTGAGCAGATAAAGATGGCAACCAT
It contains:
- a CDS encoding RHS repeat-associated core domain-containing protein, whose translation is MENTYNAEGKRVAKTVGGTTARYFYEYDNVAFEYTNSGTISAFNVIGTNLISRETGTDKVYYFYNGHADVTALLDATTKSIRSQYKYDEFGNITSETYYDSTGEETIDENEIIKSQILYAGYQYDEESKYYNLQARYYDPQTARFLQQDTYMGSVNDPLSLNLYAYCHNEPMMYVDPTGYAAAKTAADLLYDVLNQKEVYEEEQEGRDKLNWWNPKKYVRTKAQEDAAGKASKDRKLILETKEYKNNSQFKEAYDKYLKKSNGGTGEDVSSLIAILTYSQKVGPSYPDASTGEANNSSSNSSSKGTGNQVFKGESWLALAEGNIPYIYSTKDSNHNPWTGSFNSSADLTFGIGHSIKTANEFNIIKNFIATHTAKEIADEVQRYLQNDLAAAVETVNDFSKNNNVTLKQNQFDAIVALVFNVPASLSSGSDLAEALTTYGFNKQKIIDGFTYTKFQGSRIDGLVTRRNNELNLFFNADYNHYYDTKQKVINAGIAYIPYL